The Anaeromyxobacter sp. Fw109-5 genomic interval CTCGGCGAGGACGTGGTGCATGTGGAGGTTGTAGTCGGCGATGTAGAGGTCGGCGTCCGCCGAGGCGCGGGCGATGCCCTGGTTGACCGCCGCGGGCACGCGCCGCGCGAAGCGGTTCGCGAGCCGCGCCTCCGCCCACTCCCGGCGCGACCAGCCCTCGCCTCCGGCCAGCCGCTCGTCGAGGGTGGTGAGGGGGAAGTTGAGGAGCGCGACGAAGGCGATCTTGCCGGCGAAGAGATCGTCGACGAGGTGGGCCGAGGGATCGTGCGCCGCGAGCAGCGCGTCCACCGGGCGCATGGGTCCCTCGTCGAGCTGCGCGTAGCGCGACAGCTCGCGGTAGATCTCGAGCGCGTGCCCGTCCAGCGCCTCGAAGGACCGCTCGAGCCGCGCGAAGGTCGCGTCGAGGGCCTCGCCGCGCGGCAGGAAGTGCTCGGCGCAGAACGCCTCGAACGCCTTGGCGTCGCCGTCCGCCGGGCGCCAGAAGGCGGCGGCCTGGGCGACGCCCCGCGCGACGCGAGCGCGCTCCGGCTCGCCGTGCCTCGCGGCGAGCGCCGCGACGGCGCGGGCGACGGCCGGCCGCAGGCCCCGGGGCGGCTGCGGGATCGCGGAGCGGGCGGGCGGAGCGGAGAGGGCGAGGAGCGCGAGCACGGTCGCGGCGGTCGGGATCATGGAGGCGAATCATAACGGCCATCCGCGCTCCGTGGACGGCTACCGGCGAGCCCGCCGGAGCGCGACGGCGGCGGCGGTGACAGCACGCGCACGCGGATGGGTCGTGTGCCGTCGTCCGTACGCAGATGTCGCTCGGGCATCGAAGGGGAAGCGCTCGGTTCCCGCGCGCGCCTCTGCCCATCACGGTGCGTCTTCACCGGCGTCGGCGCGGTGACTGGTCAGCGGGCACCGCAGGTCCGAGGAAGTTGCGCGCACGCTCGGCCGACGGCGACATTCACCCATGTCCCTGCAATCTCCAGCGACAGCTCTTGCGGGCCACGCGAGTCCCAGTTGCGGTGGGTGAACGTTGCCCTCTTGACGAGGTTCGAGGCGAAACGCGCTTCGACGTCCTCGGCACGTCGAGAGCACGCTCCTCGCGAGCGCAGGCAGGCCGCGCCGTGCGCGTCCGGCGCGCCGCGTGGACGGCGAAGGGGCGGGCCCGGAAAGCGGCGCAGGCGCGATCCTGGTGCGTCTCACTCTCGTAGCCCGCTTTCCCTCGCTCGTACTGCTCCCTCGCGCGTGCCCACCACGGTCGCGCGGTCGGCACCTCGTCCCGAGTCCAGGGCGAGCCGATGTGATGAATGGCAAGGGCGAAGCCCCTCCGGCGGGGAACGGTCGCGCACCCGCGCAGCGGTCCCGCTCGACTTTGTGCCCGCTTCGCGTGCGCTGCGCTCGGGGTGAGCTGGACGTCCAAGGCCCCGCCGAGCAGGGGGTGGGGCCCCAGCGGCCACCGCCGCTGGGCGGGGGACGCGGTCCCCGTGTAATTGACCTGGGGCCGGCCCGGCGCTAACGGTCCGCCTCCATGCGCGCGACGAGCCGTCCTCTGACCGTGGTCTCGGTGCTCCTCGGCACGTTCCTCGCCGCCATGGAGATGACCGTCGTCTCGACGGCGATGCCGACCGTGGTGGGCGAGCTCGGCGGGCTCTCGCTGTACGCCTGGGCGTTCTCGGCGTACATGCTCACAGCCACCGTCACGGTGCCGATCCACGGCAAGCTCGCCGACCTCTACGGCCGAAAGCCCGTCCTCCTCGCCGGGATCGCGCTCTTCCTCCTCGGGTCGAGCGGGTGCGGCTTCGCGGGGAGCATGGGCGCGCTCATCGCCTGGCGCGCCGTCCAGGGCCTCGGCGCCGGGGCCATCCAGCCGGTCTCGCTCACCATCGTCGGCGACCTGTTCGAGCTGCGCGAGCGCGCGCGCATGCAGGGCATCTTCGGCGCGGTCTGGGGCCTCGCGGGCCTCGTGGGGCCGGTGCTCGGCGGCGCCATCGTCCACGTGCTCGGCTGGCGCTGGATCTTCTGGGTGAACCTGCCGTTCGGGATCGCCAGCGCGGCGGTGCTGGCGATCGCGTACCACGAGCGGCCGGAGCGCCACCCGCACCGGCTCGATCTCCCCGGCGCGGCGCTGCTCTCGATCGCGGTCGTGGCGCTCCTCTTCGCGGCCCGCTCTGGCGCGGCGGCGCTGGCGGCGCTCCCCGTCGGCGCGCTGGCGCTGGCCGCCTTCCTCCTCGTGGAGCGCCGCGCGCCCGAGCCGCTGCTGCCGCTGGACCTCTTCGCGCAGCGGGTGATGGCCGTGTCCTCCGCGACGGGGGCGCTGCTCGGCGCCGCCATGCTCGCGACGGTCACCTTCGTGCCGCTCTGGGTGCAGGCCATCCTGGGCGCGTCACCCACCGCGGCGGGCGCCGCGATCGCGCCGATGGCCGTCGGCTGGCCGCTCGCGAGCACGCTCGCGGGGCGTCTGCTGCCGAGCCTCGGCTACCGGCGGCTCCTGCTGGGCGGCCTCGCGACGAGCGCGCTCGCCGGGATCGGGCTCGCGCTGCTGCTCGGGCCGGGGGTGAGCCTCCTCGTGCCCCAGGGGCTCACCTTCGCCTACGGCGTCGGGCTGGGGCTCGCCAACACGCCCCTCATCCTCGCGGTCCAGACCAGCGTGCCCTGGCGCCGGCGCGGCGTCGCGACCGCGAGCGCGCTGTTCTTCCGCACCATGGGCGGCACGCTCTCGGTCGGCATCCTCGGCGGCGTGCTCGCGGTGGGGCTCGCGCGCACCGGCGCCGCGCCCGGGATCGCGGAGAAGCTGCTCGGCGCCGAGCGCGCCTCGCTCTCCGCGGCGCAGCTCGCCTCGGTGGGCGGCGCGCTGCAGGGGGCGATGGAGATCGTCTTCTGGAGCGTCGCCGGGATCGCCGCGGCGGCGCTCCTCGTCGCGACGCGCTTCCCCCGCCTCTCCGTGGAGCCCGCGCCCGCGCCGGAGCGCGTCTAGGCGCGCTTCGCCGCCGCGAAGCCGCGCTCGAGATCGGCGAGGAGATCGTCGGCGCGCTCGATCCCGGCGGACACGCGGATGAAGCCGTCCGCGATCCCGAGCTGCTCGCGCGTCTCCTTCGGCACCGAGGCGTGCGTCATGATGGCGGGGTGCTCGATGAGGCTCTCGACGCCGCCGAGGGACTCGGCGCACGCGAAGATCCGCACGTTCTCGAGGAAGGCGCGCGCCGCGGCGAGGCCGCCCCTGACGACGAACGTCAGCATGCCGCCGAAGCCGGTCATCTGCCGGCGCGCGAGGTCGTGCTGCGGGTGGGAGGCGAGGCCGGGGTAGGTGACGCGCTCGACCTGCGGGTGGCGCTCGAGGAAGCGCGCGATGGCGAGCGCGTTCTCGGCGTGACGATCCATCCGCACGTGCAGCGTCTTGAGGCCACGCAGCACGAGGAAGCTGTCGAGCGGCGAGGGCACGCCCCCGACCGCGTTCTGCAGGAAGGCGAGCCGCTCGAAGAGCTCGGCGTCGCTCGTCGCGACCGCGCCGCCGATGACGTCGGAGTGGCCGTTCAGGTACTTCGTCGTGGAGTGGGCGACCACGTCGATGCCGTGCGCCAGCGGCCGCTGGAAGTAGGGCGTCGCGAAGGTGTTGTCGACCACCGTCCTCGCGCCGTGCCCCCGGGCGATCGCGGCGACGGCGGCGAGGTCCACCAGCTTCAGCATGGGGTTCGTGGGGCTCTCGATCCACACGAGCCGCGTCCGCGGCGTGAGCGCGCGCTCGACGTTCCGCGCGTCGCTCATGTCCACGTAGGCGAACTCGAGCCCGTGGCGCCGGTACACCTTGTCGAAGATTCGGAAGGTCCCGCCGTACACGTCGTCGGACACGACGACGTGGTCCCCCGCCTGCAGCAGGTGGAGGATGGCGTCCGTCGCGGCCAGCCCCGACGCGAACGCCAGGCCGTGGCGCGCGCCCTCCAGCGCGGCGAGGCAGTCCTGCAGCGCGTGGCGCGTGGGGTTCTGCGTGCGCGAGTACTCGTACCCCTTGTGGACGCCCGGGCTCTCCTGCACGTACGTGGACGTGAGGTACACGGGCGTCATGATGGCGCCCGTGGTCGGATCGGGGGACTGGCCGGCGTGGATGGCGAGGGTCTCGAAGGAGAGCTTCCGGTCGTCCATGGCGTGCCTCCGCGCGGCGGTCGTTACTTGAGCCGCGCGCCCAGGAACTCGATGAGGTCGATCTTCGTGAGGATGCCGGTCACGCGATCGCCCTCCTTCACCACCGCCACGTGGTCGTCGTTGAAGATGTCGCGCAGCCGGCCGACCGGCGTGTCCGGGCCGACGACGCCCTGGATCGGCTGCACGAGCGGCTCCACGTGCTCGGAGAGCCGGTGCTTCCCCTCGATGAGGAAGTTCAGCAGGTCGTACTCGTGGATCATCCCGATCGCGCGGCCCGCCTCGTCGACGACCGGCATCTGCGAGATGTCGTTCTCCTTCATGGCGCGGACGATCGTCTCGACCTTGTCCGTCTTGCGGGCGGTGATCACCTCGCCGCGCCGCCGGCCGAGCACGTCCTTCACGGTGGCGCTCGCGACCGGCTCCCCGCCCTCGATGGCGAAGCCGTTGTCGCGCATCCACTCGTCCGAGTACAGCTTCGAGATGTAGGCTCGGCCGCCGTCCGGGAGCGGGACGACGATGGTCTTCCCCTTCCCGAGCTCGCGCGCCAGCTGGACGGCCACGTGGACGGCGGAGCCCGAGGAGCCGCCGGCGAAGATGCCCTCCTCGCGGGCGAGGCGGCGGGTCATCGTGAACGACTGCTGGTCGTTCACCTGGCGGACGTCGTCGAGGACCGAGAGGTCCATCGCGCCGCACATCATGTCCTCGCCGATCCCCTCCACCTTGTAGACGTGGGGCTGGGAGAGCTTCCCCGTCTTGAACATCGAGTGGTAGACGGAGCCGATCGGGTCGGCGCCGACGTTCAGGATCCTGGGGTTCCGCTCCTTGAAGTACTTCCCGCACCCGCTCATCGTGCCGCCGGTGCCGAGCCCCGCCACGAACGCGTCGAGCTGCCCGCCGGTCTGCTCCCAGATCTCGGGCGCCGTGCTCCGGTAGTGGGCCTCGATGTTGTCCACGTTGTGGTACTGGTTCAGGTAGAAGCTGTTGGGCGTCTCCGCCGCGATGCGCTTCGCCACGGAGTAGTAGCTGTCGGGCGAGTCGGCCGGCACGTTCGTCGGCGTGACGACCACCTGCGCGCCGAAGGCCTTCAGCGTGTCCTGCTTCTCCTTCGACATCTTGTCCGGCATCGTGAAGATGCAGCGGTAGCCCTTCACCGCCGCCGCGATGGCGATGCCGACGCCGGTGTTGCCGCTCGTGTTCTCCACGATGGTGCTGCCCTTGCGCAGCAGCCCGGCCTTCTCCGCCTTCTCGATGATGTGCAGCGCCATGCGGTCCTTGATGGAGCCGCCGGGGTTCAGGTACTCGAGCTTCACGAGCACCGTCGCGTCGTCGGGGCCGACGAGCTTGCGCAGGCGGACGAGCGGGGTGCGGCCGATCGCGGAGAGGACGTCGTCGTGGTAGGGCATGGGCGCTCCGTGAGGCCTCCGGCGCGGCAGATCGGCCGGTGACGGCGCGTTATAGGCAGGCGGTTCCGGCTCCGTCAACGCGACGCGCCGGGCGCGAAGAGCCGGGAGACACGACCCAGATGAACGATTTCCAGACGGAAGCCCGCGTGCGTGGCGCAGTCGCCCGCGCGACCGGACGCGACACCTCCGGCGCGCCGGTGCGCCGCCTCGCCGGGCACGCCTCGCTGCGCAGCTACTGGCGCGTGGGCGTCGCGCCCGCCTCGCACGTGGTGATGGTGCTCCCGCCCGACGCCAAGCCCGAGGAGGTCACGAAGGGGGGAGCGCCCGCCGAGAACCCGTTCGTGGACGTGCAGCGCTACCTCGCCGCCCTGGGGGTCCGCGTCCCGGGCATCCTCGGCTGGGAGGAGGCCGAGGGCCTCATGGTCCTCGAGGACCTCGGCGACGACATGCTCGAGACGAGGCTCCTCGCCGGCGACGGGCGCGAGCTGCTCTACGCGCGCGCCGTGGATCAGCTCGCCCGGCTGCGCGCCGCGGCCGAGGCCCGTCCCGCCGGCTGCGTCGCGTTCACGCGCAGCTTCGACTACGACCTCTACCGCTGGGAGCTCGACCACTTCCGGGAGTGGCTGCTCGAGGCCTGGAAGGGCGCCGCGCTCTCGCCCGGCGAGCGGGAGGTGGTGGATCGCCACTTCGACCGGATCGCCCGCGCGCTCGACGCCGAGCCGAAGGGCTTCACGCACCGCGACTACCAGTCCCGGAACCTCATGGTCCTGCCCGGCGGCGAGCAGGCGGTGATCGACTTCCAGGACGCGCTCCTCGGGCCGCGCCAGTACGACCTCGTCGCGCTGCTGCGCGACAGCTACGTCGAGCTGGAGGCGCCCTTCGTGGAGGCGATGCTGCGGCGCTACCTCGACCGCCTCGCCGCCGAGGGCGGCCCCCGCCTCGAGTACGGCCCGTTCCGCGAGGTGTTCGACCTGCTCACCGTCCAGCGCAAGCTGAAGGACGCGGGGCGGTTCGTCTTCATCGATCGGGTGAAGCAGAACCCCGGGTTCCTGGTCTCCATCCCGGCGTCGCTGCGCTACGTGCGCGACGCCTTCGGGCGCCGCCCCGATCTCGCCGAGCTCCAGGACGTGCTCGCGCGGCACGTGCCGGAGCTGCGCGGCTGAGCCTCGTGCCTCCCGGGGGCGAGGCGGAGCCCGCGGCGGGAGCCCGCCCCGGTGACCCGCGGGCGGCGCGAGCGACGGGCCCGCGGCGCCCGCGCGATCAGGCGCGGGTCGCCTCGGTCTCGGCGCCCTCGTGCACCTCGGTCGACCCCTCGTCGACGTGGTGCGTGCGCTCGAGCGACCAGCCCGTGGCGAGCCCCAGCACGAACCAGCCGAGGACGAGCGCGCCCACGGCGAAGATCG includes:
- a CDS encoding MDR family MFS transporter, which gives rise to MRATSRPLTVVSVLLGTFLAAMEMTVVSTAMPTVVGELGGLSLYAWAFSAYMLTATVTVPIHGKLADLYGRKPVLLAGIALFLLGSSGCGFAGSMGALIAWRAVQGLGAGAIQPVSLTIVGDLFELRERARMQGIFGAVWGLAGLVGPVLGGAIVHVLGWRWIFWVNLPFGIASAAVLAIAYHERPERHPHRLDLPGAALLSIAVVALLFAARSGAAALAALPVGALALAAFLLVERRAPEPLLPLDLFAQRVMAVSSATGALLGAAMLATVTFVPLWVQAILGASPTAAGAAIAPMAVGWPLASTLAGRLLPSLGYRRLLLGGLATSALAGIGLALLLGPGVSLLVPQGLTFAYGVGLGLANTPLILAVQTSVPWRRRGVATASALFFRTMGGTLSVGILGGVLAVGLARTGAAPGIAEKLLGAERASLSAAQLASVGGALQGAMEIVFWSVAGIAAAALLVATRFPRLSVEPAPAPERV
- a CDS encoding cystathionine gamma-synthase, with the translated sequence MDDRKLSFETLAIHAGQSPDPTTGAIMTPVYLTSTYVQESPGVHKGYEYSRTQNPTRHALQDCLAALEGARHGLAFASGLAATDAILHLLQAGDHVVVSDDVYGGTFRIFDKVYRRHGLEFAYVDMSDARNVERALTPRTRLVWIESPTNPMLKLVDLAAVAAIARGHGARTVVDNTFATPYFQRPLAHGIDVVAHSTTKYLNGHSDVIGGAVATSDAELFERLAFLQNAVGGVPSPLDSFLVLRGLKTLHVRMDRHAENALAIARFLERHPQVERVTYPGLASHPQHDLARRQMTGFGGMLTFVVRGGLAAARAFLENVRIFACAESLGGVESLIEHPAIMTHASVPKETREQLGIADGFIRVSAGIERADDLLADLERGFAAAKRA
- a CDS encoding pyridoxal-phosphate dependent enzyme; translated protein: MPYHDDVLSAIGRTPLVRLRKLVGPDDATVLVKLEYLNPGGSIKDRMALHIIEKAEKAGLLRKGSTIVENTSGNTGVGIAIAAAVKGYRCIFTMPDKMSKEKQDTLKAFGAQVVVTPTNVPADSPDSYYSVAKRIAAETPNSFYLNQYHNVDNIEAHYRSTAPEIWEQTGGQLDAFVAGLGTGGTMSGCGKYFKERNPRILNVGADPIGSVYHSMFKTGKLSQPHVYKVEGIGEDMMCGAMDLSVLDDVRQVNDQQSFTMTRRLAREEGIFAGGSSGSAVHVAVQLARELGKGKTIVVPLPDGGRAYISKLYSDEWMRDNGFAIEGGEPVASATVKDVLGRRRGEVITARKTDKVETIVRAMKENDISQMPVVDEAGRAIGMIHEYDLLNFLIEGKHRLSEHVEPLVQPIQGVVGPDTPVGRLRDIFNDDHVAVVKEGDRVTGILTKIDLIEFLGARLK
- a CDS encoding aminoglycoside phosphotransferase family protein, giving the protein MNDFQTEARVRGAVARATGRDTSGAPVRRLAGHASLRSYWRVGVAPASHVVMVLPPDAKPEEVTKGGAPAENPFVDVQRYLAALGVRVPGILGWEEAEGLMVLEDLGDDMLETRLLAGDGRELLYARAVDQLARLRAAAEARPAGCVAFTRSFDYDLYRWELDHFREWLLEAWKGAALSPGEREVVDRHFDRIARALDAEPKGFTHRDYQSRNLMVLPGGEQAVIDFQDALLGPRQYDLVALLRDSYVELEAPFVEAMLRRYLDRLAAEGGPRLEYGPFREVFDLLTVQRKLKDAGRFVFIDRVKQNPGFLVSIPASLRYVRDAFGRRPDLAELQDVLARHVPELRG